From the Leptospira perdikensis genome, the window TTTTTTACAAAATACTTACCCGAAACCGATGTTACAGATGGATCTGTTGCAAGAAATATAGAAGTTTCCGCACCTTTATCTTCTGAGATAGCAAAAACATTTTGAGCAAAAGTCAAAAGAACTTTCGCCAAACCATCATTATTTTGACCGAATTTGGTTTTTACAAATCCAGGATGTAAACAATTAACAGTAATTTTTGTTTGATTCAAACGTTCTGCGAGTTCGTAGGTAAAATAGATATTCATCAATTTAGATCTTTGGTATTGTTTCCAACCAGAATAATCCTTTTCGCCTAACAAATCGCTGAAATCTAAAGAAACACCCATATGGGCACGAGAGGCAACATTGACAATTCTTGCCTCACCTGCTTTTTTCAAAGAAGGAAGTAAACCTAGAGACAATATAAAATAGTTCAAATGATTCAAAGCAAATGTGGATTCAATTCCCTCTTTGGTAATTGTATGTTTATCAAAATAAGCTCCCGCATTATTGAGTAAAACATCAATTTTGGGGTGATCCTTACGAATTGTTTCTGACAATAAAAAAGTTTCTTTTGCAGAGGACAAATCGGCAACATATGAATGAACAACCGCACCTGTTAGTTGTAACGAGTAGACAAGTGCAGCTAATTTATCTGCATTGCGCCCCACTAATATCAATTCTTCTTTGTTTTTTGCAAAGGAATGTGCACATACCCTTCCAATTCCGTCAGTAGCACCAGTAATTAAAATTATCTTATTCATAAAATCATCCTCCTTGTATTTTCTTAGGAATGGTAAAAACAAACCGTGAACCGGAAACACCATCACTATCTGCAAAAAGAGTTCCACCATTCACAGTTACAAATTCATGGCAGAGCAAAAGTCCGATCCCATTCCCAGTTTCCCCACCAGTTCCAGTCGACTTAATCACTTCCCCTGCTTTAAAAAGTTTATCGATTATGGTTTTGGACATACCCACTCCTGAATCGATAACCGAAACTTGCCAATCCCCATTCACATCCAAAGCTTGAATCAAAATTTCACCATTGGTGTGGCTGAACTTTAACGCATTCGAAACTAAGTTTCGGATTACAGTAATGATCATTCTATCGTCGCAAAATACCATTGCATGAGAAGGGACTTCTACTTTAAAACTGATACCTTTGTTGGAAGCACTCAAAACAAAAAGCTCCAAACATTCTCTTACAATGTTATCTAACCTGTAATAGTGAGGACGAAACTCTTCCTGGCCTCGTTGTAACTTAGACCATTCTAATAGATTTTCTAATAAGGAAAAAACAGATTCCGTGGCATCAACCAAAGATTGTGTCATTCCGGCAAGGGCATCTTCTTTCTTTTTCATGTCCTCATTCAATACTTTGAGTAACATTTTAATACCAGCAAGTG encodes:
- a CDS encoding SDR family oxidoreductase; amino-acid sequence: MNKIILITGATDGIGRVCAHSFAKNKEELILVGRNADKLAALVYSLQLTGAVVHSYVADLSSAKETFLLSETIRKDHPKIDVLLNNAGAYFDKHTITKEGIESTFALNHLNYFILSLGLLPSLKKAGEARIVNVASRAHMGVSLDFSDLLGEKDYSGWKQYQRSKLMNIYFTYELAERLNQTKITVNCLHPGFVKTKFGQNNDGLAKVLLTFAQNVFAISEDKGAETSIFLATDPSVTSVSGKYFVKKKITKSSDPSYDLSARRNLWAYTEDLIKHKFSYKFPGF